The following DNA comes from Streptomyces globosus.
TCTACCTTGCCGCACTGTCCGCCACGCTCGACGTACCCCCAGCTGTCCTGGAAAGCCAAGTGGACCGACGCGAGTTCCTTACCGACGTTGCCGGAGCGGCCATAGCCCCTGTCGTCGCCTCAGACCTGCTCAGCGCGGGATTCGCCGCCCGGCTGTCCGGGGGGCCGTCAGCGGACGCCTGGGAGGCCAAGCTGACGAGGTACGGAACCGAGTACATGAGCCTGGGCGCTGCCGACATCCAGCGGCGCGTCAGTGCGGAACTGGTCACCGTGCAACAACAGCTCGACAACCCCCGGCTGTGGTCCGTCGCAGCCAGGCTGATGACCTTGTACGCGAAGACGTTCCCGGGGTCGGACGGATCCAAGGCCGTCCATTGGTACCGGATGGCAGCGAAGGCAGCCGACGAATCCGGCGACGACGACGCACGCGTGTGGGTGCGGGGACGGGCCGCCATCGCCCTCGGGTACGAGGGTGCCGCCCTGGGCGTGGCTGACGTGCTGGCCGATCAAGCCATAGCCATCAGCGACAGACCTTCCCTCGGACTCCTGAACGCCATCTTCGGCAAGGCGCACGCGGCAGCGATCCGAGGCGACCACGCCACGGCGCGGAAGCTGCTCACCGATGGCCGGCGCGTCTTCGATCAGGCCGGATCACACGAACAGACCTCGGACTATGCCGTCCCCTGGTGGCGGATCAACGTGTTCGTCTCCCTGCTTGCCGCCAGGCTGGGAGACGAAGCAACGGCCGTCGCAGCGCAGGAAGCGGCGCGGACCGAAATTCCGTCCGCCCTTCCCCGCTTCGCGACGCACCTGGAGATGCACCGAGGACTGATGCTGGCCCGATCCGGCGACGTGTCCGGCGGTACCGCCTACGCACGTACAGCGTTGGACGCCCTGCCGCCGGAAAAGCACTCCCTGACCCTCCGTCTCCTCATGGCAGAAGTCGAACAGTCCCGAGGCCGCGTTGACCAGCTGCGAAACCCATAACCAGGGCGGGCCGCTATCACCTTGCGGTCCCTTGCGACCGAAGTCCGACGCCGCCCCCGACCCCAGGCGGAGCCACTGACAGCAATCCCGCAGGTCACACACTGCCAAGAACGCCGAACGGCCCGCCTCCGGGTTTCCCCAGCAACGGGCCGTGAACGGCACTCAGGCAGGCGCAGGCACCCGCAGGCTCCGGAGACCCAGCCCACCGATTGGCTTGCGACTCAGAGCGTGGAGGCCGTGGGCTCTTCGGGAGGGGCTGAGCACGGGCGCCGAGTTCGCGTCTCATCGATCATGGCGAGACCGGTGGTTCCTGAGCTGGGCCTTGTCAGGAAGGTGAGACGCCCTGCTCCAGGATTCGCAGTGAAGGTGGCAGTTTCCGGACCAGGCCCGACGCTAGTGCTCTGACGGCATGGGTTCACCAGGTTGCGGGTCATGCCGCGTTGGCAAGGGGGTCTCCCGCCCCATCGGATGCCCCGAAACCTTCCCGTGCGAAGGACTACTTCTCGCGCAGGCTCGCAATTTCCGCGGCCAGCACAGCCATGTCGCGCACGTGCGTGTAGTACTCGGCCGCGTACTCGTCGTCGATCGCCGGGAGAACCTTCCCGAACACTGACATCAGCCGTGTCAAGCCTGCCCGGTGCTGCTCGCTGAGCGGGCCTTCACGAACGACGGCTGCATAGCCATAGGAGTCCGCGTCGAGCAACACCATGTCCTGACCCTCGATGTCCAGGCCGCGGCAGCCGGACGGGAACGGCCTGGCCGTGTGCTCAGCCATCACTTGGGCAAGCGCGTCGAGCTTTTCTTCGAGCATGCGGGAGATCCCGCCAGACACGGGCTCGCGGCTGTGGACCGAATGCCCCGGCACACCCCAAACACAGGCGAGCCCCAAACCGGCGAACCTGTGCGGTCAGAGCACTACACCTAGGGGGCAAGACCGGACACATGGCTACCGGCCCGCCGGAGGGTGTCCTTCGTGGCGGAGACATAGGCCGACTTCATGTCGGATTCCTGCTGCGCCAGATCCGCGATGACGGCGGGGATTCCGACACCGACCGGGGTGGACGTGTCAAGGTACGGCTCTTCGACACTGACCAGCCGAACGCCGTGCGATTCCAGCTCCTCGATGGTCCGCATGGCTTCCGGCGCGCCACGGCGCGTGAGGCGGGACAGCGAGAAGACGACCACCGCGTCCACGTGCCCGCCACGTACAGCAGCCATCATCTCCTCGAACCCCGGACGGTGGATGCTGGGGTCCCATCCGGACTTTCCTGCGTCCTCGAAGTGGCCCGCCACATTCGACCCTCGAGCTGATGAGTGACGCGCACCGGTCGCGCTGCGCCACGGGTGGCGCCTGTGAATCGTCCTCACGACGCTTTGACTGACGGATGTAGGAGACTGCTCGCACCTGGTCAATGCCAGTGCAGTGCCCGGCCTGTTCTTCCTGAGAGGTGTCATGTGCCTAGCGTGGTAAAGATCAACGTCCTGACCGTGCCGGCCGAGCAGCGCGAGGTCCTGGAGCAGCGGTTCGCGTCGCGGGCCGGGGCAGTGGAGGGTTCCGACGGATTCGAGTGGTTCGAGCTGCTGCGCCCGGTGGAGGGCACGGACCAGTACCTCGTCTACACGCGCTGGCGTTCGGAGGAGGACTTCCAGGCGTGGATGGAGGGGCCGATGAAGGCCGCGCACCAGGGCGGCGGCGCGGGTGCGGGCGCTGGTGCGGGCGCGGGCGCGGGCGAGCGTCCGAAGCCGGCGGCTTCGGCGTCGACGGTGTGGTCGTTCGAGGTCGTCCAGCAGGCGGGGCCGAAGGGCGGCGCCGGGGCCGGGGCCGCCGCCGACCGGTAGGCGCCGGCCCGGCCCGGGCCCCGGGGGCGGCGCCGGGGCCGGGCGTCACCGCCAGAAGGCGTCCTCCTCGTCGATGTCCTGGGTGCACTCGTCGATGTCGGTGATCTTTCCGCCGACGATGGTGAAGAAGAGCCCCTGCTGCACCTCCAGGCCGCGGTCGCCGCGGTCGCCGTAGAAGGTGTGGACGGCCATCGCGTGGCCGCGCCCGTCCACGAGCACCGAGTGCAGTTCGATCCGTACCGTGCCGCCGGTCTCCTCACCGATCCGGCGGTACAGGTCGAGGACGGCCTCACGGCCCTTGTGGTGGCCGGACAGCGGGTTGCTGCCGGGCACGTGGTGGATGACGTCGGCGGTCATCAGGGCTCCGAGGGCCTGCATGTCGCCCTTGCCGAAGGCTTCGTAGCCGCGGCGGACGAGGGCAGCGTCAGGGTGTTCGGACATGGCGTTCCCGCCCTCCCGTTGATGCGATTAACCCCTTTTCCTATCATTGGTCCGCCTCTGTGGATATTCCACGCGTCGCCCGCCGCCCCTCCTCCACACTGGCGCCATGACCACACACACGACACCCCCGCGCCCGCCCCGATCCCCACGCACACCCTCACTCACGCCCGCACCCGCAAGCCGCCCCGCCCCGGAACCGGCGGCCGCCGCCTCCGGGCGGCGGAGAGACGCCGCGGGACGGCGCTCAGTGGGCGGCGTGATCACGCCGCGGCTCGGCGTCGTAGGGCTCCTCGGCGTCCGATCCGCACAGCTCCGCGTTGATCTCCCGGACGAGTTCGGTCAGGTCGGTGGGCCGGTCCGGCCCCCACCAGTCGCCGAGCAGTTCGGCGAGGGACTCCTCGCGGGCGCGGGAGAGCCGGTTCGCGTGTTCCCGGCCGAGGGCGGTCGGGACCAGTTCCAGCCCTTCCCGTACGGCGAGCCGGCGCTCCTCCAACTGGCGGGCCGCATCCGTGACGACCTTGACCGGGACGGCAGTGCGCTCCGCGAGGATCGCGGGCCCGGTGGACCCGTACCTGGCCATCCGCAACAGCATCCAGCTCGCCGCGGGCAGCAGGTCCAGCCCGGCGCGAGCGGTGATCTTCACGTAGACGTCGCGGCGGCCCTCGCGGGTCCCGAGGACGGTCAGGGCACGGGCGACCTCGTCGCGGGATGAGCGGTGGACGGGGTTGGAGGCGAGCGTCTCGGTGACGTCGGGTGCGGTCACCGAGCCGCGGAGCACGTCCTCCCGGAGGAAGAGGGAGACGAGGAAGGCGAGGAGCACGACGGGCACGGCGTAGAGGAACACGTCCGTGATGGAGGCGGCGTAGGCGTCGAGGGCGCGCGGCTGGAGGTCCGCGGGCAGGGTGGCGATCGCCCGGGGGTCGGCTTCGATCTCCGCGGCCGTTCCCGGCGGCAGCGGCTGGCCGGCCAAGGCGGTGGTGAGTTTGCCGTCGAGCCGGTTGACGAAGACCGTGCCGAAGATCGCCACTCCGAAGGAGGCGCCGATCGATCGGAAGAAGGTGGCTCCGGAGGTGGCGACGCCGAGGTCGGCGTAGCTGACGGCGTTCTGCACGGCCAGGACCAGCACCTGCATGACCAGGCCGAGCCCGAGGCCGAACACGAAGAAGTACAGGCTCATCTCCCAGGCGCCGCTCGTGCGGTGCATCTGGTGCAGGAGGAGCAGCCCGACCGCGGTGACGGCGGTGCCTGCGACGGGGAAGACCTTCCACCGCCCGGTGCGGGAGACGATCTGCCCGGAGCCGGTGGAGGCGATCAGCATGCCGAGCACCATCGGCAGCATGTGGACGCCGGACATGGTCGGGGAGACGCCTTGGACGACCTGCAGGAACGTGGGGAGGTAGACCATCGCGCCGAACATGGCGAAGCCGACGATGAAGCTGATCACCGAGCAGAGGGTGAAGGTGCGGACGCGGAAGAGGCCCAGCGGCAGCACGGGTTCGGCGGCGCCCCGCTCGACGAGCACGAACGCCGCGAGCAGCACAACGCCGAGGATGCCCAGCCCGGTGATCCGGGCCGAACCCCAGCCCCAGGTGCCGCCGAGGGAGGCGATCAGGACGAGGCAGGTCGCGACGCAGGCGATGAGGAAGGTGCCGAGGTAGTCGATGCGGTGCGGCTCGCGGCGCACCGGGATGTGCAGGGCGGCAGCGATGACCGCGAGCGCCACGAGACCGACGGGGAGGTTGATGTAGAACACCCAGCGCCAGGACAGCTGGTCGACGAACAGGCCGCCGAGAAGCGGGCCGAGGACGCTCGTCGCGCCGAACACGGCGCCGAAGAGGCCCTGGTAGCGGCCGCGTTCCCGCGGGGGGACGATGTCGCCGACGATCGCCATGGACAGCACGATCAGACCGCCGCCGCCCAGGCCCTGGAGGGCGCGGAAGCCGATCAGCTGGGGCATGTCCTGGGCGAGCCCGCACAGCGCGGACCCGATCAGGAAGATGACGATGGCCGTCTGGAAGAGCTTCTTGCGCCCGTACTGGTCGCCGAGTTTTCCCCACAGGGGTGTCGCGGCGGTCGCAGCGAGCATGTAGGCGGTGACCACCCACGACAGGTGGTCCATTCCGCCGAGTTCGCTGACAATCGTCGGCAGTGCGGTCGAGACGATCGTCTGGTCGAGTGCGGCGAGCAGCAGGCCCAGCATCAGTGCGCCGATGGGGACGAGCACGTCGCGGGAGGCGCGTTCGGCTGCGGGGCCCTGGCCGCCTGGACCGGTGTGGGGGTCGCGGGAGCCTGACGTCACTTCCTGGGA
Coding sequences within:
- a CDS encoding helix-turn-helix domain-containing protein, which codes for MELGELIRDLRKARGWSQGRLASAINAAHGTTLAREYVSNWERSKITPGAFYLAALSATLDVPPAVLESQVDRREFLTDVAGAAIAPVVASDLLSAGFAARLSGGPSADAWEAKLTRYGTEYMSLGAADIQRRVSAELVTVQQQLDNPRLWSVAARLMTLYAKTFPGSDGSKAVHWYRMAAKAADESGDDDARVWVRGRAAIALGYEGAALGVADVLADQAIAISDRPSLGLLNAIFGKAHAAAIRGDHATARKLLTDGRRVFDQAGSHEQTSDYAVPWWRINVFVSLLAARLGDEATAVAAQEAARTEIPSALPRFATHLEMHRGLMLARSGDVSGGTAYARTALDALPPEKHSLTLRLLMAEVEQSRGRVDQLRNP
- a CDS encoding recombinase family protein produces the protein MTPLRKNRPGTALALTRCEQSPTSVSQSVVRTIHRRHPWRSATGARHSSARGSNVAGHFEDAGKSGWDPSIHRPGFEEMMAAVRGGHVDAVVVFSLSRLTRRGAPEAMRTIEELESHGVRLVSVEEPYLDTSTPVGVGIPAVIADLAQQESDMKSAYVSATKDTLRRAGSHVSGLAP
- a CDS encoding antibiotic biosynthesis monooxygenase family protein, producing MPSVVKINVLTVPAEQREVLEQRFASRAGAVEGSDGFEWFELLRPVEGTDQYLVYTRWRSEEDFQAWMEGPMKAAHQGGGAGAGAGAGAGAGERPKPAASASTVWSFEVVQQAGPKGGAGAGAAADR
- a CDS encoding nuclear transport factor 2 family protein → MSEHPDAALVRRGYEAFGKGDMQALGALMTADVIHHVPGSNPLSGHHKGREAVLDLYRRIGEETGGTVRIELHSVLVDGRGHAMAVHTFYGDRGDRGLEVQQGLFFTIVGGKITDIDECTQDIDEEDAFWR
- a CDS encoding MFS transporter → MSQEVTSGSRDPHTGPGGQGPAAERASRDVLVPIGALMLGLLLAALDQTIVSTALPTIVSELGGMDHLSWVVTAYMLAATAATPLWGKLGDQYGRKKLFQTAIVIFLIGSALCGLAQDMPQLIGFRALQGLGGGGLIVLSMAIVGDIVPPRERGRYQGLFGAVFGATSVLGPLLGGLFVDQLSWRWVFYINLPVGLVALAVIAAALHIPVRREPHRIDYLGTFLIACVATCLVLIASLGGTWGWGSARITGLGILGVVLLAAFVLVERGAAEPVLPLGLFRVRTFTLCSVISFIVGFAMFGAMVYLPTFLQVVQGVSPTMSGVHMLPMVLGMLIASTGSGQIVSRTGRWKVFPVAGTAVTAVGLLLLHQMHRTSGAWEMSLYFFVFGLGLGLVMQVLVLAVQNAVSYADLGVATSGATFFRSIGASFGVAIFGTVFVNRLDGKLTTALAGQPLPPGTAAEIEADPRAIATLPADLQPRALDAYAASITDVFLYAVPVVLLAFLVSLFLREDVLRGSVTAPDVTETLASNPVHRSSRDEVARALTVLGTREGRRDVYVKITARAGLDLLPAASWMLLRMARYGSTGPAILAERTAVPVKVVTDAARQLEERRLAVREGLELVPTALGREHANRLSRAREESLAELLGDWWGPDRPTDLTELVREINAELCGSDAEEPYDAEPRRDHAAH